TTGTCAATTGCTGGAACTTCATCTTCCGATTCTTCTATGTCGTATGAAATTCCCGCTAATCGCTGTAGTCCGACGAAGAGAAACTCCTCTCCTTCATCAAGAAACCTCGTTCCTTCTTCATTCACAAAAACTAATCGGACAACATAATTGCAATCTCCTTGCGGAAAATACAATTCAAAAACGCGATTTCCAGTTATTTCTTCGTCGCCTTTCTGTTCATCGTCGCTCCCGTAAtcttcatcaatttcttcCATATCATCACTACCGTAGtcttcatcaatttcttcTATGTCATCGCTATCGTAATCTTCCCCAATCTCTTCCATATCATCGCTATCGGAATCGTCGTAAGCCTCTTCTTCGTGATGTGAATCTTCATCGTCGTCGTCAGATTCCTCCTTCggactaaaaaataattgtacgACATAATTACAGTTATCTTGagaaaaatttatttcaaaaacacAATCTCCATTCTCGTCCTCT
This sequence is a window from Cucurbita pepo subsp. pepo cultivar mu-cu-16 chromosome LG19, ASM280686v2, whole genome shotgun sequence. Protein-coding genes within it:
- the LOC111781654 gene encoding nonsense-mediated mRNA decay protein 2-like, with protein sequence MAELCTLYFVLPQVEPYDAVHLPDDLDDGEKILDGAIPRREVKSKLTPMYLRYGYLMAENLPPNALCEKQVLDRLPEVVGGEEDENGDCVFEINFSQDNCNYVVQLFFSPKEESDDDDEDSHHEEEAYDDSDSDDMEEIGEDYDSDDIEEIDEDYGSDDMEEIDEDYGSDDEQKGDEEITGNRVFELYFPQGDCNYVVRLVFVNEEGTRFLDEGEEFLFVGLQRLAGISYDIEESEDEVPAIDNKSSSALSEVVSEISRRLMESKVGEPDDIRTVEDAEKQSRFNNEICTFIDPQMILERPNYLTVRDHLQLHSSA